A stretch of the Acyrthosiphon pisum isolate AL4f chromosome A2, pea_aphid_22Mar2018_4r6ur, whole genome shotgun sequence genome encodes the following:
- the LOC100166289 gene encoding sn1-specific diacylglycerol lipase beta — translation MPSMQMFGRRWLAGTDDLVFPGLLELLMRGIWLTLMSCVLCRYYQWTFNCLTGGLLVRVYLIGIVVMHSIIILLVMVLVNRSAQGAIYDTKARHVVPHLLVAKIILLLPEIALNVLGTIWTYTNCIQCDNEHFTSTVVEIGVLFNWVMLGGLIFVLAMVLDPVGSLKLQEGANGNVDTDMVLHRKVTRIWVRRFRWFFCWLIRDEHSHEAFSQAAGLMSSMFRNTDIVPSDFIAGFVLLRVKQKRESREQRRLALLAEQRYNCTSIVNECFTGKPNWMCLKKARHYLQLSVAIYGWPFLIYRYCITGLFKMMPKFFCCACFRTKPTVVKEDNCCLCNFAAIRYMSKLHSKDILFASFVNHIFELPFFVTVDHETSSIVIAIRGSLSMRDIFTDLTAIVEKLDAYGVPPDSYAHKGMLCSAKYIKKELEDHNVIEKAYTNFPEYNLVITGHSLGAGTAVLLAFYMRPLYPNLKVYAFATPAGLLSREAARIAEDFTLSVGVGDDMVMHMTIDNVEDLRTNMLQVLQSCRLPKYRVFLNGFGYALFGVPSRDLESTWRHRTTSEMRNSPLLSMHSPVLSMITQNDGFPTDTISNHHLVPTTSTYPNDQIISISPTYNELAVRRYSKIRLYTPGHILHITKKKKSKEQKKADKKSGTNSNEYNYEMRWATPEDFKELRVMPRMLLDHLPENVLKTLDNVLEEQRTEIGFDLAQLTLI, via the exons ATGCCGTCTATGCAAATGTTTGGACGTAGATGGCTTGCCGGTACAGACGACTTGGTGTTTCCGGGATTATTGGAACTTTTAATGCGGGGAATATG GCTGACATTGATGAGTTGTGTGTTGTGTCGCTATTATCAATGGACATTCAATTGTTTGACTGGCGGCCTGTTGGTCAGAGTCTACTTGATTGGAATAGTAGTAATGCATTCCATAATCATTCTGCTTGTGATGGTTTTGGTGAATCGGAGTGCCCAGGGTGCTATATACGACACAAAAGCTAGGCATGTCGTTCCACATCTACTAGTTGCCAA gaTCATTTTACTCTTACCAGAGATTGCATTAAATGTGCTTGGAACTATATGGacctatacaaattgtatacaatgcgATAATGAACACTTTACGAGTACCGTAGtggaaa ttGGAGTACTATTCAATTGGGTTATGTTGGGAGGTTTGATATTCGTACTAGCCATGGTGTTGGATCCAGTTGGATCGTTAAAACTTCAAGAAGGAGCCAACGGTAATGTAGATACAGATATGGTGTTACACCGAAAAGTCACTCGTATTTGGGTGAGACGCTTTAGATGGTTCTTTTGTTGGTTGATTAGAGATGAACATTCGCATGAAGCGTTTTCTCAAGCAGCCG GATTGATGAGTTCTATGTTTAGAAATACAGATATTGTACCATCAGACTTTATTGCTGGTTTTGTGTTATTGAGAGTAAAACAAAAGCGTGAATCTAGAGAACAAAGACGACTTGCACTCTTAGCTGAACAAAGATACAATTGTACCTCTA TTGTAAATGAATGTTTTACTGGAAAACCAAATTGGATGTGTCTTAAAAAAGCTAGGCATTACCTCCAATTATCTGTTGCTATTTATGGTTGGCCGTTTTTGATTTATCGTTATTGTATAACaggattatttaaaatgatgcCTAAGTTTTTTTGCTGCGCTTGCTTTAg AACTAAACCAACTGTGGTCAAAGAGGATAACTGCTGTCTGTGTAACTTTGCAGCAATTAGATATATGTCAAAATTACATTCTAAAGATATTTTGTTTGCTTCATTTGTCAACCATATATTTGAATTACCATTTTTTGTAACTGTTGATCATGAAACTAGTAGTATAGTAATTGCTATAAGAGGATCATTGTCAATGAGAGATATATTTACGGATTTGACTGCCATAGTAGAAAAATTAGACGCCTATGGTGTTCCACCTGACAGCtat GCTCATAAAGGAATGTTATGCAGtgcaaagtatattaaaaaGGAATTAGAAGATCATAATGTTATAGAAAAGGCTTATACCAATTTTCCAGAATACAACCTTGTAATCACAG GACATAGTTTAGGGGCGGGTACTGCAGTTCTCTTAGCATTTTATATGCGACCACTCTATCCCAATCTCAAAGTGTATGCCTTTGCTACACCAG CGGGATTATTGAGTCGGGAAGCAGCCCGAATAGCTGAAGACTTCACTTTGTCCGTAGGTGTTGGTGATGATATGGTTATGCACATGACAATTGATAATGTTGAAGATTTACGGACAAACATGTTACAAGTTCTACAATCATGTAGATTACCAAAA taccGGGTATTTCTAAATGGCTTTGGCTATGCATTATTTGGTGTACCATCGAGGGACCTTGAATCCACATGGCGCCATCGGACTACTTCAGAAATGCGTAACTCTCCATTACTATCTATGCATTCACCCGTTCTGTCTATGATTACACAGAATGATGGCTTCCCAACTGATACCATTAGTAATCATCATCTAGTCCCTACAACGTCAACATATCCTAATGACCAAATAATTTCTATTTCACCtacttataat GAATTAGCTGTCAGAAGGTACTCAAAAATTCGTTTATATACTCCTGGTCATATATTacacataactaaaaaaaagaaaagtaaagAACAGAAGAAAGCTGATAA AAAATCTGGCACAAAcagtaatgaatataattatgaaatgcGATGGGCCACACCTGAAGATTTTAAAGAACTGAGAGTAATGCCCCGTATGCTATTGGATCATTTGCcggaaaatgttttaaaaactctTGACAATGTGCTTGAAGAACAAAGAACAGAAATCGGATTTGATTTAGCTCAATTAACTTTGATCTAA